The Paenibacillus sp. RUD330 genome has a segment encoding these proteins:
- a CDS encoding sigma-70 family RNA polymerase sigma factor, whose translation MDNETTTTACQAPEPAASLSEEATAKDSSAALAAQARAGDEGAFLELMGDSRDRLLRIALAYLRSEEAALEAIQETTLRAYMKLGKLKEPAYFQTWLIRILMNVCIDEQKRRRRQRPAEWLPEAPAAEFGMPGVDDRLRMEEAIAELEPKLRQVVILKYYDDMTLTEIARLLEKPEGTVKTWLNRALAKLRAWMREGEARDEG comes from the coding sequence TTGGACAACGAAACGACGACAACCGCCTGCCAGGCTCCGGAACCGGCGGCCTCCTTGTCGGAAGAAGCAACAGCCAAGGACAGCTCCGCGGCGCTGGCCGCCCAAGCCCGCGCGGGCGACGAAGGCGCCTTTCTGGAGCTGATGGGCGATTCGCGGGATCGGCTGCTGCGGATCGCCCTGGCCTATCTGCGCAGCGAGGAAGCGGCGCTGGAAGCCATTCAGGAGACGACCTTGCGGGCATACATGAAGCTGGGGAAGCTGAAGGAACCGGCCTATTTCCAAACCTGGCTGATCCGGATCCTGATGAACGTCTGCATCGACGAGCAGAAGCGGCGCCGCAGGCAGAGACCGGCCGAATGGCTGCCCGAGGCTCCCGCTGCGGAATTCGGAATGCCTGGAGTCGATGACAGGCTGCGGATGGAGGAGGCCATCGCCGAGCTGGAGCCGAAGCTGAGGCAGGTTGTCATTCTCAAATATTACGACGACATGACGCTGACGGAAATCGCCAGGCTGCTGGAGAAGCCGGAGGGCACGGTGAAGACCTGGCTGAACCGGGCGCTGGCGAAACTGAGAGCATGGATGAGAGAGGGGGAGGCGCGGGATGAAGGATGA
- a CDS encoding FAD-dependent oxidoreductase — protein MDNSNPSSSSKLPRYPESMWRATEELPQFESLRGTVEADVAVIGGGITGITAAYLLSKQGLKVVLAEAGRLLDGTTGHTTAKITAQHGMIYGKLLQHFGKEQAKQYYDANDEALKWMTQTVDDLGIDCGLETQDAYIYADNDADLKQLHAEWKAYRTIGIPGEWTDKLPLDGLSEKGAIKLPGQAQFHPLQYLKKLLAEAQRHGLKVYENTTASGKVKEDDNGRLQVETEAGGTISCSWALSASHFPFTDGGGLFFSRLHAMRSYIVAVEPEKPFPGGMYISAGSTVRSLRSAQLGDKRVVLVGGDNHKTGQGIPMIQHFEALEQFGDSLLGAKSIPYRWSAQDLVTLDEVPYIGPITGKHPNLLIATGYSKWGMTTGTLAALIVNDLVANGQSKHLELFKPSRFKADPSLKTFVVQNANVAGELISGKLDAPSRTPESLEPDEGAVVKVKGKRAGAYRDSQGALHVVDTTCTHMGCECKWNSGDRSWDCPCHGSRFGFDGTVLEGPATQPLKRLEAEPG, from the coding sequence ATGGACAACAGCAATCCTTCTTCATCCAGCAAGCTTCCCCGCTATCCGGAATCGATGTGGAGGGCAACGGAGGAGCTGCCGCAGTTCGAATCTCTGCGCGGCACCGTGGAGGCCGATGTGGCCGTCATCGGAGGCGGCATCACGGGAATAACGGCGGCTTACCTGCTCAGCAAGCAGGGGCTCAAGGTCGTGCTTGCGGAGGCGGGCCGGCTTCTGGACGGAACGACCGGACATACGACCGCCAAAATAACGGCCCAGCACGGCATGATCTACGGCAAGCTGCTGCAGCATTTCGGCAAGGAGCAGGCCAAGCAGTATTACGATGCCAACGACGAGGCGTTGAAATGGATGACGCAAACCGTGGATGACCTCGGCATCGACTGCGGCCTGGAAACTCAGGATGCCTATATTTATGCCGATAACGATGCCGACTTGAAGCAGCTGCATGCGGAGTGGAAAGCCTACCGGACCATCGGCATACCGGGCGAATGGACGGACAAGCTTCCGCTGGACGGCTTGTCGGAGAAAGGCGCGATCAAGCTGCCGGGCCAGGCGCAGTTCCATCCGCTGCAATACCTGAAGAAGCTGCTGGCCGAAGCGCAGCGCCACGGGCTCAAGGTGTACGAGAATACGACCGCGAGCGGAAAGGTGAAGGAGGACGACAACGGCCGCCTGCAGGTGGAGACGGAAGCGGGCGGCACCATCTCCTGCAGCTGGGCGCTCTCGGCCTCGCACTTCCCGTTCACGGACGGCGGCGGCTTGTTCTTCTCCCGGCTGCATGCGATGCGCTCCTACATCGTCGCGGTCGAGCCGGAGAAGCCTTTCCCGGGCGGCATGTACATCAGCGCGGGCAGCACCGTCCGCTCGCTGCGCTCGGCGCAGCTGGGAGACAAGCGGGTCGTGCTCGTCGGCGGAGACAACCACAAGACGGGCCAGGGCATTCCGATGATCCAGCATTTCGAGGCGCTGGAGCAATTCGGGGATTCCCTGCTCGGAGCCAAGAGCATTCCTTACCGTTGGTCCGCTCAGGATCTCGTCACCCTCGACGAAGTGCCGTACATCGGGCCGATCACGGGCAAGCATCCCAACCTGCTCATCGCCACCGGCTACAGCAAATGGGGGATGACGACCGGCACGCTCGCCGCGCTGATCGTGAACGATCTTGTCGCGAACGGCCAGAGCAAGCATCTGGAGCTGTTCAAGCCTTCGCGCTTCAAGGCCGACCCGTCGCTCAAGACGTTCGTGGTCCAAAACGCCAACGTCGCCGGGGAGCTCATCTCCGGCAAGCTGGACGCTCCGTCCCGGACGCCGGAATCGCTGGAGCCCGACGAGGGCGCCGTCGTCAAGGTCAAGGGCAAGCGCGCCGGCGCCTATCGCGACTCGCAGGGAGCGCTGCATGTCGTAGATACGACCTGCACGCATATGGGCTGCGAGTGCAAGTGGAATTCCGGCGACCGCTCCTGGGACTGCCCGTGCCACGGCTCGCGCTTCGGCTTTGACGGCACCGTGCTGGAGGGACCGGCGACGCAGCCGCTGAAGCGGCTGGAGGCCGAACCGGGCTGA
- a CDS encoding ABC transporter permease: protein MWRDIWWVAVHTLKNTFRKRSSLLVYLGLPIIGVVGSIMLYGSSGQQVLRVGIANEDGSAVIAADTAAYVSSLQHVKATLLTREELKKKLASADLDSGLIMEKGYSDSVAAGNPEGIAIQSVKGQTVTAYIQGMLNAYLDNTAALSRAAGGDRASFDKLYADYRGGEFKLETQQVADTSLTKAMSVQSIGFLILFMMTAAVNLSEIILKSREDRTYYRILSSPISARSYVLANVLVNIAVMVVQVAVALVALRYVFGIDPGLPIAQLGGMLILFALVSVSLSLVIVAFSKNSAVSGAMSNFIITPSCLLAGCFFPISIMPDTIRKIGDFMPQRWVLQSIDELQTGDTSRVAINLAVLAAFALVFFLVAAYKFGRNNDTKTFV from the coding sequence ATGTGGAGAGATATATGGTGGGTGGCCGTCCATACCTTGAAGAACACCTTCCGCAAAAGGAGCAGCCTGCTCGTCTACCTGGGGCTGCCGATCATCGGAGTCGTCGGCTCGATCATGCTCTACGGCAGCTCGGGACAGCAGGTGCTGCGCGTCGGCATCGCCAATGAGGACGGCAGCGCCGTCATCGCCGCCGATACGGCGGCCTACGTCAGCAGCCTGCAGCATGTGAAGGCGACGCTGCTGACGCGGGAGGAGCTGAAGAAGAAGCTGGCTTCGGCGGATCTGGACTCGGGCCTGATTATGGAGAAAGGCTATTCCGACAGCGTGGCGGCCGGCAATCCGGAAGGAATCGCCATTCAATCCGTCAAAGGCCAGACTGTGACGGCATATATCCAAGGCATGCTGAACGCATACCTGGACAATACGGCTGCGCTAAGCCGCGCAGCCGGCGGGGACCGGGCGTCCTTCGACAAGCTGTATGCCGACTACCGCGGCGGAGAGTTCAAGCTCGAGACGCAGCAAGTCGCCGATACATCCCTGACGAAGGCGATGTCGGTCCAGTCCATCGGGTTCCTGATCCTGTTCATGATGACCGCGGCCGTCAATCTGTCGGAAATCATCCTGAAGAGCCGCGAAGACCGGACGTATTACCGCATTCTCTCTTCTCCCATCAGCGCCCGCTCGTACGTGCTCGCCAACGTCCTGGTCAACATCGCCGTCATGGTCGTGCAGGTGGCCGTCGCGCTCGTCGCGCTCCGCTACGTCTTCGGCATCGACCCGGGCCTTCCGATCGCCCAGCTCGGGGGCATGCTGATCCTGTTCGCCCTCGTCTCCGTCAGCCTCTCGCTCGTCATCGTCGCCTTCTCCAAAAACTCGGCGGTGTCCGGAGCGATGTCGAACTTCATCATTACGCCGAGCTGCCTGCTGGCCGGATGTTTCTTCCCGATCTCGATCATGCCGGACACGATCCGCAAGATCGGCGACTTCATGCCGCAGCGCTGGGTGCTCCAATCGATCGACGAGCTGCAGACCGGAGATACGAGCCGGGTCGCGATCAACCTGGCCGTGCTGGCTGCCTTCGCTCTTGTGTTCTTCCTCGTCGCAGCTTACAAGTTCGGCCGCAACAACGACACGAAAACGTTCGTCTAG
- a CDS encoding ABC transporter permease codes for MNVIQIALKEMLLSFRNRRTLFFMLAFPLVLMLVLGTALANAFSTTASMDTIRVLVQDRSSGAAQQGFAGFRAEMEKSGFAFTDLKPGMDGAAEVEKNNYDDYAIVANSGIKLYGSDRNAVASNMTQGMLSAYADRYNAAAAIAAADPAKAASAFQPAPSGGYVKELSLDLDRMPGSMDYYAVALTVMIALWGAMSAANLVKSEIRQGTAARLVAAPVRKGEIFAGKVLGNLAVNMLCVLVVITFSKVVYHAYWGENLPLVLLVLLSVVVLSTSLGLAVSYLLKSSASGGLISLAVQVASFFGGAYFPIGVVEKNSLLGIAASLSPIRWANMALNNMIYLGDNTQVVQTIGLNAGLAALLLAASAYMMSKREGL; via the coding sequence ATGAATGTCATCCAAATCGCGCTGAAGGAAATGCTCCTGAGCTTCCGGAACCGGCGCACGCTGTTCTTCATGCTCGCCTTTCCGCTGGTCCTGATGCTGGTGCTCGGCACGGCCCTTGCCAATGCGTTCAGCACGACAGCTTCCATGGATACGATCCGCGTGCTGGTGCAGGATCGGAGCAGCGGCGCCGCGCAGCAGGGATTTGCGGGATTCCGGGCGGAGATGGAGAAATCCGGCTTTGCTTTCACGGACTTGAAGCCCGGCATGGACGGGGCGGCGGAAGTGGAGAAAAACAACTATGACGACTATGCAATCGTGGCGAACAGCGGCATCAAGCTGTACGGAAGCGACCGCAACGCCGTCGCGAGCAACATGACCCAAGGCATGCTCTCGGCTTATGCCGACCGCTACAATGCCGCAGCCGCCATCGCGGCGGCCGATCCGGCCAAGGCTGCCTCCGCGTTCCAGCCGGCGCCTTCCGGCGGGTACGTGAAGGAGCTGTCGCTGGATCTGGACCGCATGCCGGGGTCGATGGATTACTACGCGGTCGCGCTGACCGTCATGATCGCCCTGTGGGGCGCGATGTCGGCGGCCAACCTCGTCAAGAGCGAGATCAGGCAGGGCACGGCGGCGCGCCTGGTGGCCGCGCCGGTGCGCAAGGGAGAGATTTTTGCCGGCAAGGTGCTGGGCAATCTGGCGGTCAACATGCTCTGCGTGCTTGTCGTCATTACATTCAGCAAGGTCGTCTACCATGCCTACTGGGGCGAGAACCTGCCTCTCGTCCTGCTCGTCCTGCTCTCCGTCGTCGTGCTGTCTACCAGCCTGGGGCTTGCGGTCAGCTATCTCCTCAAGTCGAGCGCATCGGGCGGTCTGATCTCCCTGGCGGTGCAGGTGGCCTCCTTCTTCGGCGGCGCGTACTTCCCGATCGGAGTGGTCGAGAAGAACAGCCTGCTGGGCATCGCCGCCAGCCTGTCCCCGATCCGGTGGGCGAACATGGCCTTGAACAATATGATCTACCTCGGCGACAACACCCAAGTGGTTCAGACCATCGGCCTCAACGCCGGTCTTGCCGCGCTGCTGCTGGCAGCCTCGGCCTATATGATGAGCAAGCGGGAGGGATTGTAA
- a CDS encoding ABC transporter ATP-binding protein — MNVLEIQGLTKKFGNFVAVDNMTLNVKEGEIFGFLGSNGAGKSTTINMISSLLQPSAGEIRILGKDSRKHSRHAKTNLGIVPQDLAIYDDMTAYENVAFFAGLYGLRGKLLKERSEEALEFVGLGDRAKSRPSTFSGGMKRRLNIACAIAHKPSLIIMDEPTVGIDPQSRNYILESVKKLNESGCTVIYTSHYMEEVEEICSRVAIVDHGKIIADGTKEQLKAIITDVKDLSIELKPGSAYSLESLSRIPGVRAVNEKEGRLSIQSDAAVDNLNRILKSLMDGGAEVKALQEEEPNLETVFLTLTGRSLRDQ, encoded by the coding sequence ATGAACGTGTTGGAAATTCAAGGTCTGACCAAAAAATTCGGAAATTTCGTCGCGGTGGACAATATGACCCTGAACGTGAAGGAGGGCGAGATCTTCGGCTTCCTGGGCTCCAACGGAGCGGGCAAGAGCACGACGATCAACATGATCTCCTCGCTGCTGCAGCCGAGCGCGGGCGAGATCCGCATCCTCGGCAAGGACAGCCGCAAGCATAGCCGCCACGCCAAGACGAACCTGGGCATCGTGCCGCAGGACCTGGCCATCTACGACGACATGACCGCCTACGAGAATGTGGCCTTCTTCGCCGGCCTCTACGGCCTGCGGGGCAAGCTGCTGAAGGAGCGGTCCGAAGAGGCGCTCGAATTCGTCGGCCTCGGCGACCGCGCCAAGAGCCGCCCGTCCACCTTCTCCGGCGGCATGAAGCGCCGGCTGAACATCGCCTGCGCCATCGCGCACAAGCCGAGCCTGATCATCATGGACGAACCGACCGTCGGCATCGATCCCCAGTCCCGGAACTACATTCTGGAGTCGGTGAAGAAGCTCAACGAATCCGGCTGCACGGTCATCTACACGAGCCACTACATGGAAGAGGTCGAAGAGATCTGCTCCCGCGTCGCCATCGTCGACCATGGCAAGATCATCGCGGACGGCACCAAGGAGCAGCTGAAGGCGATCATTACGGATGTCAAGGATCTGTCGATCGAGCTGAAGCCGGGTTCGGCTTACAGCCTCGAGAGCCTCAGCCGGATTCCCGGCGTGCGCGCGGTGAACGAAAAGGAAGGGCGTCTGAGCATCCAGAGCGACGCGGCCGTGGACAATCTGAACCGGATTCTGAAGTCGCTGATGGACGGCGGCGCCGAAGTGAAGGCATTGCAGGAAGAAGAGCCGAATCTCGAGACGGTCTTCCTGACGCTTACCGGCCGCAGCCTGCGGGACCAATAG
- a CDS encoding sensor histidine kinase, whose translation MQLWTMGNKLLALAFIMASAYFADGTAAHSSLLMLLALLYIALSISVRLLGHIRIKTGAIAAVILFLLAASAYGSPLFVLLLPFSACELAFLHGRRRVMLQAGSLLPLLFLRDGLLVGYIFVAVAAWFHYLLYSEQLMKAIGLEEELDRLRMKQERLARRLSDGQEQQRNSEYTHKLEERNRLSQEIHDGVGHSMTGALIQMEAAKRLLARDPERAEQLLDNAIGISKGAIEEIRLTLHRLKPPTEQLGMSRLREKVESFGMSSGLQAGVSGSGDLESIGPLYWKIIQDNVTESLTNALKYSGATAVHVEVSVLKRYIKAVVTDNGRGKDKIVKGLGLKGMEERAASVGGTVVADGSRGFSVTTLLPFGDKPAQGREA comes from the coding sequence ATGCAGCTGTGGACGATGGGCAACAAGCTGCTTGCGCTGGCCTTCATCATGGCATCGGCCTATTTCGCCGACGGGACCGCGGCGCATTCGTCGCTGCTCATGCTGCTCGCGCTTCTCTATATCGCGCTCAGCATCTCGGTCCGCCTGCTTGGCCACATCCGCATCAAGACCGGCGCCATTGCGGCGGTCATCCTGTTCCTGCTCGCCGCGAGCGCATACGGCAGCCCCTTGTTCGTGCTGCTGCTGCCTTTCAGCGCCTGCGAGCTGGCCTTTCTGCATGGCAGGCGGAGAGTCATGCTGCAGGCGGGATCGCTCCTGCCTCTGCTCTTTCTCCGGGACGGGCTGCTCGTCGGCTATATATTCGTGGCCGTTGCGGCCTGGTTCCATTATCTGCTGTACTCGGAGCAGCTCATGAAGGCCATCGGCCTCGAGGAGGAGCTCGACCGGCTGCGCATGAAGCAGGAGAGGCTGGCCCGCCGCCTGAGCGACGGGCAGGAGCAACAGCGGAACTCCGAGTATACGCACAAGCTGGAGGAGCGCAACCGGCTGTCGCAGGAAATCCATGACGGCGTCGGCCATTCCATGACCGGCGCCCTCATCCAGATGGAGGCGGCGAAACGGCTTCTGGCGCGGGATCCGGAGCGGGCGGAGCAGCTGCTGGACAATGCGATCGGCATCTCCAAGGGCGCCATCGAGGAGATCCGGCTGACGCTGCATCGCCTCAAGCCTCCGACGGAGCAGCTCGGGATGAGCCGGCTGCGCGAGAAGGTCGAGAGCTTCGGGATGAGCAGCGGCCTGCAGGCGGGCGTCAGCGGGAGCGGCGACCTGGAGTCCATCGGGCCTCTTTATTGGAAGATCATCCAGGACAACGTGACGGAATCGCTCACCAATGCTCTCAAATATAGCGGCGCGACGGCCGTCCATGTCGAGGTGAGCGTGCTGAAGCGCTACATCAAGGCGGTCGTGACGGACAACGGGCGGGGCAAGGACAAGATCGTCAAGGGGCTCGGGCTCAAGGGCATGGAGGAGAGGGCCGCTTCGGTCGGAGGCACCGTCGTCGCGGACGGCAGCCGCGGCTTCAGCGTCACGACGCTGCTGCCATTCGGGGACAAGCCTGCGCAAGGAAGGGAGGCATGA
- a CDS encoding response regulator transcription factor: MIRVLIADDNSFIREGMRIILASFGEFEIVAAVEDGLQAVDFCKANEVDVALLDVRMPNMNGVEAARLISEGSQAKPLILTTFDDDAYILDAVRSGAKGYLLKNNDPEQIAAAIRSVHGGHSVLQDAVLEKLRAGLTAPAAPAAPAPAIDRSLFTERELEVMARIAKGLSNKEISRELFISEGTIANYITSILNKTALEHRTQIAIYYLTGKLS; this comes from the coding sequence ATGATCAGGGTGCTGATTGCCGACGACAATTCATTCATCAGGGAAGGAATGCGCATCATCCTCGCCAGCTTCGGCGAGTTCGAGATTGTCGCCGCGGTCGAGGACGGCCTGCAGGCCGTCGACTTCTGCAAGGCGAATGAGGTGGATGTGGCGCTGCTGGACGTCCGGATGCCGAACATGAACGGGGTGGAAGCCGCCCGGCTCATCTCGGAGGGGTCGCAGGCGAAGCCGCTCATCCTGACGACTTTCGACGATGACGCCTATATTCTCGATGCGGTGCGCAGCGGAGCCAAGGGATATCTGCTCAAGAACAACGACCCGGAGCAGATCGCGGCTGCGATCCGCAGCGTCCATGGCGGCCACAGCGTGCTGCAGGACGCCGTGCTGGAGAAGCTGAGGGCCGGCCTGACCGCTCCCGCCGCCCCGGCGGCGCCGGCGCCGGCGATCGACCGCAGCCTGTTTACGGAACGGGAGCTGGAAGTCATGGCCCGGATCGCGAAGGGGCTGTCCAACAAGGAAATTTCCCGCGAGCTGTTCATCTCCGAGGGCACGATCGCCAACTACATCACTTCCATTTTGAACAAGACAGCCCTGGAGCATCGGACGCAGATCGCGATCTACTACCTCACGGGCAAGCTTTCCTAG
- a CDS encoding VanW family protein, with protein sequence MKRLHLMLIILLALLLAACAAWGALWIYGSKATVPSGTAAGGLPVGGLPKQEALRLLQAYGEAMDGRAVILQDGGGLASFNADKPPASGAGGFAASLNPNGTGGSEGIAGSLAANASGSLAASSSGGLEAEAARSASWTLRALGFRLRLDEAEAAIRRLATGSAWSRAKYRWQWDKRLPAKLESRRGTFDAALRREWGFYDERKPVDAVRTIAPDDRVVYTPGRSVLHLDLDRQYAQARAWAALGGAAASGLQDPPLPSARSLAGLKGKALLKRLGVSPVLEGRLQMKAVLPKVTLTSLREEGIDRLIASFTTDYSASSQGRAFNVSETARTLSGWIMKPGDVFDYGEVIRITERETGYREAPVILNGQLTPGIGGGICQVSSTLYNAVLLAGLDIVERRNHSLPVSYLPLGRDATFADGLINFRFRNSTGKHILIQTSSGDGKLTVKLYGTLSPDVNYEIRSETVRSLSPAVQLKPTSLLAPGESRILTPGKRGYVVDTYRIRYVKGKETSRLRISRDTYKAQPEIVGVGRQPERAASPSPGGLDSGPAMGGTGRPEGSSAALLEDGIRLLP encoded by the coding sequence GTGAAGAGGCTGCATCTGATGCTGATCATTCTCCTTGCCCTGCTGCTCGCCGCTTGCGCCGCATGGGGAGCTCTATGGATATACGGCTCCAAAGCAACCGTTCCCTCCGGCACCGCAGCGGGAGGGCTGCCTGTCGGAGGCTTGCCGAAGCAGGAGGCGCTGCGGCTGCTGCAGGCGTACGGAGAAGCGATGGATGGCCGCGCGGTCATCCTGCAGGATGGAGGAGGCCTCGCCTCCTTCAACGCGGACAAGCCCCCGGCCTCAGGCGCCGGTGGCTTTGCGGCAAGCCTTAATCCGAACGGAACCGGCGGCTCCGAAGGAATTGCCGGCAGCTTGGCGGCCAATGCATCCGGCAGCCTAGCGGCCAGTTCGTCCGGCGGCCTGGAAGCCGAAGCGGCCCGCAGCGCCTCCTGGACGCTGCGGGCGCTCGGGTTCCGGCTTCGGCTGGACGAAGCGGAGGCGGCGATCCGCCGGCTGGCCACAGGCTCCGCGTGGAGCCGGGCCAAATACCGCTGGCAATGGGACAAGCGGCTGCCGGCGAAGCTCGAATCCCGCCGCGGGACGTTCGACGCCGCGCTGCGCCGGGAATGGGGCTTCTACGACGAGCGGAAGCCCGTCGACGCCGTGCGGACGATTGCTCCGGATGACCGGGTCGTATACACGCCGGGGCGGAGCGTCCTCCACCTGGACCTGGACCGGCAGTACGCCCAGGCCAGAGCTTGGGCGGCGCTTGGCGGAGCTGCCGCCTCAGGGCTGCAGGATCCGCCTCTGCCCTCGGCACGTTCCCTGGCGGGGCTCAAAGGCAAAGCGCTGCTGAAGCGGCTGGGCGTCAGTCCCGTTCTGGAGGGAAGGCTTCAAATGAAAGCGGTGCTCCCCAAGGTCACGCTCACGTCGCTGCGGGAGGAAGGAATCGACCGGCTGATCGCCAGCTTCACGACCGACTACAGCGCCAGCTCCCAGGGGAGGGCGTTCAACGTCTCGGAGACGGCCCGAACTCTCAGCGGCTGGATCATGAAGCCGGGCGACGTCTTCGATTACGGAGAGGTCATCCGGATCACGGAGCGCGAGACCGGCTACCGGGAAGCGCCCGTCATTCTGAACGGCCAGCTCACCCCCGGCATCGGGGGCGGCATCTGTCAGGTGTCGAGCACGCTCTACAATGCCGTGCTGCTGGCCGGCCTAGACATCGTGGAGCGGCGCAACCACTCGCTTCCCGTCTCCTATCTTCCTCTGGGGCGGGACGCCACCTTTGCCGATGGCCTCATCAACTTCCGCTTCCGGAATTCCACGGGCAAGCATATTCTCATCCAGACAAGCTCGGGCGATGGAAAGCTGACGGTCAAGCTGTACGGCACGCTCTCCCCGGACGTCAACTATGAGATCCGTTCCGAGACCGTACGCTCCCTCTCCCCGGCCGTTCAACTGAAGCCGACCTCGCTGCTCGCTCCCGGCGAGAGCCGGATTTTGACGCCGGGCAAAAGAGGTTATGTCGTCGATACGTACCGAATCCGCTATGTGAAGGGCAAAGAAACGTCCCGCCTCCGCATTTCGCGGGATACGTACAAAGCCCAGCCGGAAATCGTCGGCGTCGGGCGGCAGCCGGAGCGCGCGGCGTCTCCGTCTCCGGGCGGCTTGGACTCCGGTCCCGCCATGGGCGGCACGGGCCGGCCGGAAGGCTCGTCGGCGGCCTTGCTGGAGGACGGCATCCGGCTGCTGCCCTGA
- a CDS encoding EAL domain-containing protein yields MEPLGIELRCAGEQSLLAVREAADHLRSQGKDAVFKGSILRISEADLPGMLDFCRDHADAEAIAFRIAAEGGWRPLAEAGSIAGTKWVDDLIREERISCHIQPIVNGSGELYAYEFLARFIREDGTLIYPGEMFQAARERGRLYALDKACRMAAVRHAAPLKTRAFINFVPTSIYAPEYCLRTTVNLAAKLGADPSLLVFEVVETDKVEDTEHLKRILAYYRERGFRCALDDAGAGHSTAELLAELSPHYMKLDMQHVQGVARDADKQRSALAFLEAALRIGAVPLAEGIELQEDFEWLKRQGYQLFQGYLFGRPAPVDRYYPGRSDAAPAVIA; encoded by the coding sequence ATGGAACCGTTGGGAATCGAGCTTCGCTGCGCCGGAGAGCAAAGTCTGCTCGCGGTCCGCGAGGCGGCAGATCATCTGAGGAGTCAAGGAAAGGACGCGGTTTTCAAAGGCAGCATACTGAGGATATCGGAAGCGGATTTGCCGGGCATGCTTGATTTTTGCCGGGACCATGCCGATGCGGAGGCGATCGCCTTCCGCATCGCTGCCGAGGGAGGGTGGAGACCGCTGGCCGAAGCCGGCTCGATCGCCGGCACGAAATGGGTCGACGACCTGATCCGGGAAGAGCGGATCAGCTGCCATATTCAGCCGATCGTCAACGGGAGCGGAGAGCTGTACGCCTATGAGTTCCTGGCGAGGTTCATCCGGGAGGACGGAACCTTGATTTACCCGGGCGAAATGTTTCAGGCGGCGCGGGAGCGGGGGCGTCTGTACGCGCTGGACAAGGCTTGCCGCATGGCTGCGGTCAGGCATGCGGCTCCTTTGAAGACCAGAGCCTTCATCAATTTTGTCCCGACGTCCATCTACGCTCCCGAATATTGCCTCCGGACGACCGTGAATCTCGCCGCGAAGCTTGGAGCGGATCCTTCCCTGCTCGTCTTCGAGGTGGTGGAGACGGACAAGGTCGAGGATACGGAGCATCTGAAGCGGATTCTGGCCTACTACCGCGAGCGGGGATTCCGGTGCGCTCTGGACGATGCGGGGGCCGGTCACAGCACGGCGGAGCTGCTGGCGGAGCTGAGTCCCCATTACATGAAGCTGGACATGCAGCATGTGCAAGGCGTCGCGCGGGACGCGGACAAGCAGCGCTCCGCGCTGGCCTTTCTGGAAGCGGCCTTGCGGATCGGAGCGGTCCCGCTTGCAGAAGGAATCGAGCTGCAGGAGGACTTCGAATGGCTGAAGCGGCAGGGATACCAGCTGTTCCAGGGCTATCTGTTCGGCAGGCCGGCTCCGGTGGACCGTTATTATCCCGGCCGCAGCGATGCGGCGCCAGCGGTCATCGCTTGA